A genomic stretch from Theobroma cacao cultivar B97-61/B2 chromosome 4, Criollo_cocoa_genome_V2, whole genome shotgun sequence includes:
- the LOC18601650 gene encoding monoacylglycerol lipase ABHD6: MMMAAVKLGSLPPAALGGVTVTKKCERSSGGVRVVGECGSGGNGFPSFLPKEVEKIKDPFARNLARRIKRLPVQIECSDSFIMSSCVQPLIQRDASPVVLLHCFDSSCLEWRRAYPLLEESGLEAWAIDVLGWGFSDLGRLPPCNVASKRYHLYQLWNSYIKRPVVLVGPSLGAAVAIDFAVNYPEAVKKLVLINPSVYAEGTGNLAKLPRVVAYAGVSLLKTFPLRLYANLLAFNGISLSRSLDWTNVGRLHCHMPWWKDATVNFMVSGGYNVVSQIKQVKQKTLLICGENDRIVSNQLAMRLLFELPKARMQRVPDSGHLPHVEKPRRVVKLIADFAQSN; encoded by the exons atgaTGATGGCTGCTGTTAAGTTGGGGTCACTTCCACCAGCAGCGCTGGGAGGAGTTACAGTGACAAAGAAATGTGAGAGATCAAGTGGTGGAGTTAGAGTGGTTGGTGAATGTGGTAGTGGCGGTAACGGGTtcccttcttttcttcctaaaGAGgttgagaaaatcaaagacCCTTTTGCTAGAAATTTGGCTAGGAGGATAAAGAGGCTCCCAGTACAG ATTGAATGTTCTGACAGTTTTATAATGAGTAGTTGTGTACAACCGCTAATACAAAGGGATGCCAGTCCAGTTGTTCTTCTCCATTGCTTTGACAG TTCTTGTTTAGAATGGAGGCGTGCGTACCCCTTGCTTGAAGAATCTGGCTTGGAGGCATGGGCTATTGACGTTCTTGGGTGGGGCTTCTCTGATCTAG GAAGGCTTCCACCATGTAATGTAGCATCTAAGCGTTACCACCTCTATCAG CTTTGGAATTCCTACATCAAAAGGCCAGTGGTATTAGTCGGACCAAGTCTTGGTGCTGCTGTTGCAATTGATTTTGCAGTAAATTATCCAGAAGCT GTTAAAAAGTTGGTTTTGATCAATCCAAGTGTATATGCAGAAGGCACAGGAAACCTTGCAAAGTTGCCAAGAGTAGTAGCCTATGCTGGG GTTTCTTTACTAAAAACATTCCCTTTACGTCTTTATGCAAATCTATTAGCTTTCAATGGCATATCATTATCCAGAAGCTTAGACTGGACAAAT GTTGGCCGCTTACACTGCCACATGCCTTGGTGGAAAGATGCAACTGTTAATTTTATGGTTAGTGGAGGCTACAATGTAGTGTCCCAAATAAAGCAG GTGAAGCAGAAAACACTACTCATCTGTGGTGAGAACGATAGGATAGTGAGCAACCAACTGGCAATG AGACTGCTTTTTGAGCTTCCAAAGGCAAGAATGCAACGAGTACCAGATAGCGGTCACCTTCCTCATGTTGAGAAGCCTCGCCGTGTTGTAAAGTTGATTGCAGATTTTGCTCAAAGCAATTAG
- the LOC108661583 gene encoding uncharacterized protein LOC108661583 yields MKFNVDGATRGCSGPEGIGGILTNHKREVKVIFSKSIGAADSNLAELLGIMEAIIIFMSSRWRNNQKLVIEYDSSNAVKWINQPHTAPWRMQKWLIQIERMKEKLVGWDVKHVKREANQRADSLANEGVQLQDDILRVYGNDTGDPAQENLDL; encoded by the coding sequence ATGAAGTTTAATGTCGACGGGGCGACACGAGGATGTTCGGGACCTGAGGGAATTGGTGGTATACTAACAAACCACAAAAGAGAGGTCAAAGTCATATTTTCCAAATCCATAGGAGCAGCTGATTCAAATTTAGCTGAATTGTTAGGTATAATGGAAGCTATTATTATCTTCATGTCATCAAGATGGAGGAATAATCAAAAGTTGGTGATCGAATATGACTCTTCTAACGCTGTTAAATGGATAAATCAACCGCACACTGCACCTTGGAGAATGCAAAAATGGTTGATCCAAATAGAAAGGATGAAGGAAAAACTTGTGGGATGGGATGTCAAGCATGTGAAGAGAGAGGCGAATCAAAGAGCGGATTCACTTGCCAATGAGGGAGTTCAACTGCAGGATGACATATTGAGAGTCTATGGGAATGACACTGGAGATCCAGCACAAGAAAACCTTGACTTATGA